The genomic stretch ATTTTGATAAACACTTTACCAGACTTTTTACTTTCCACGTATCTGAGTGAGCTAAGGTTTCTTCTGCTCACCATTTTTGTTACACTTTTGGGTGAAATGTTAAGCATTGTCCTCAGGGTTTTCGGTTAGTAGATTTTTCAATTCCGCATAGGTGCCAAAGGCTTCAAGGTGTCCATCTTTTAGGTAAATTATTCGATCAAAAACTTTGGCATATTGCTGGTCAGAAGACGCAATAATCAGAGTCCACCCATGCTTTGGGTCGGTAAGAAAGTCGTTTAGATCATGGCTTTCTTTAAAGCTTAAATAGCGGAATGGATTTTTGAGCAATAGCAACTTTGGGCGGTGTGCAATGCTGCGGGCCATCATTAGTTTTTGTGCAATACTCTTGGGGAGTTTTCGCCCTTCAGGATCCATAAGTGTATTATAGCCTTCGGGTAGTTGGCGAATAAACTCGGTAAGCCCCACGTTTTTACTTGCCCATTGTACATCTTCAAAACTCACATCTTCGCGGCCCATTGCTATGTTTTCCATAAGGGTGCCCTCAAAAATGTCATCCTCATGAAAGTAGCTCCCAATCCTTGCCCGAAGGAGCTTCATATTTAGGTTTCCTGTGGGCAAACCATTGTATGCGATGGAGCCATCAGTAGGGTCAAACAATCCGGCAATCAGCTTTAAAAGGGTAGATTTTCCTGTGTCACCATGGCCGGTGAGCATTATTTTTTCACCAGCTTTTATACTGAGCGAAATATTCTTTAGAGTAGTTTGGCGGTTGTTCGGGTACTTAAATGAGCATTCAGAAACATCTATAGCCATTGGTTCACCCAAGTCAGCTTTCAAGTCGCTGGGGCCCGAAAGTTTTTCAAGCTCTAAATCTGTAACCTGCCCCACTTTTTCTAATGAAGTAAGTACATCATAAATAGTTTCCATGGCCATGATAAGCTTCTCGATAGACGTCATCACCAACAGGATGATGATTTCTGCAGCCACGAATTGACCAATATTCATCTGCTGATCCATTACCAAAAGGCTACCAATGATGAGTAGCCCGGTGGCGACTAGCACCTTGAAAAACACCATGAAAGAAAATTGACGAAGCAGGATCTTAAAATGCCCTTCGCGATTTCTCAAGTATTTTTCAGTAAGATCATTGGTGCGGTTTAGCACAAGGTCACTATCGCGGGTCATTTTGAAAATGGAGATGTTGCGCGCGACTTCTTCGAGCCAATGAGCTACTTGGTATTTTTGAGCTGACTCTTCAAGGCTAGTTTTCATACCAAGCCTAAAAGTTGCAGCAAAAATCAAATAAGCCA from Owenweeksia hongkongensis DSM 17368 encodes the following:
- a CDS encoding peptidase domain-containing ABC transporter, whose amino-acid sequence is MKAYDPAFTPLQRFWRLLKPDQKEIVNVYVLAIFSGLINLSLPLGIQAIINLIQGGRMSTSLVVLIAFVISGVALTGILQVFQLRITENLQQKIFTRAAFEFSFRLPRIKAEALYRHYAPELMNRFFDTVSIQKGLSKILIDFSTALLQGVFGLILLSFYHPFFIAFSIGLALLAYLIFAATFRLGMKTSLEESAQKYQVAHWLEEVARNISIFKMTRDSDLVLNRTNDLTEKYLRNREGHFKILLRQFSFMVFFKVLVATGLLIIGSLLVMDQQMNIGQFVAAEIIILLVMTSIEKLIMAMETIYDVLTSLEKVGQVTDLELEKLSGPSDLKADLGEPMAIDVSECSFKYPNNRQTTLKNISLSIKAGEKIMLTGHGDTGKSTLLKLIAGLFDPTDGSIAYNGLPTGNLNMKLLRARIGSYFHEDDIFEGTLMENIAMGREDVSFEDVQWASKNVGLTEFIRQLPEGYNTLMDPEGRKLPKSIAQKLMMARSIAHRPKLLLLKNPFRYLSFKESHDLNDFLTDPKHGWTLIIASSDQQYAKVFDRIIYLKDGHLEAFGTYAELKNLLTENPEDNA